One Sphingobacteruim zhuxiongii DNA window includes the following coding sequences:
- a CDS encoding MraY family glycosyltransferase, translating to MLHRWKIFSLTIESEGVFQDHYQEKQDSNLSDTKSNEQFAQSINYLKEEILKLLVVFIPFIIAIMINRAFIPFIMLVTYKKRLFDPIDERKIHRRIIPRLGGVSFAPVQCLLLVITMTLVFKANLVNIDVQSWAFLSHFMMLVCGLVILSMVGIGDDLIGVNYKWKFVTQILVASLLPLSGLWINDLYGLGFIVKIPFWIGMPLTVFVIVLIINAINLIDGLDGLCSGLVGVSCLVLGSLFVFYGAWVHALFAFITLGVLIPFFYYNVFGTKKRRRQIFMGDTGSMTLGFSVAFLAISLAMNNQYIKPFSEGALVVAFSTLIIPVFDVARVMLVRWRLGNPIFKPDRNHLHHKFLRAGMTHRTAMISIIGLALFFSIFNIVLVEYVNNNAVFILDIVMWVVFHLIFNRLEKRKVIERVQLYINLL from the coding sequence TTGCTGCACAGATGGAAAATATTCAGCTTAACGATTGAATCGGAAGGTGTTTTTCAAGATCACTATCAGGAGAAACAGGATTCGAATTTGTCTGATACTAAATCAAACGAACAATTCGCACAAAGCATTAATTACTTAAAAGAGGAAATTTTGAAATTATTAGTTGTATTCATCCCTTTCATAATTGCTATCATGATTAATAGGGCCTTTATACCTTTTATCATGTTAGTGACTTATAAGAAGCGACTATTCGATCCTATTGATGAGCGGAAGATTCATCGTCGAATAATTCCACGCTTGGGAGGCGTTTCTTTTGCTCCGGTGCAGTGTTTACTGCTGGTGATTACCATGACTTTAGTGTTTAAGGCGAATCTAGTCAACATTGATGTACAATCTTGGGCTTTCTTATCTCATTTTATGATGCTCGTCTGTGGATTGGTAATTTTATCGATGGTAGGTATTGGTGATGATTTAATTGGTGTTAATTATAAATGGAAATTTGTAACTCAAATTTTAGTTGCGTCTTTACTTCCTCTTTCTGGATTATGGATTAACGACTTGTACGGTTTAGGCTTTATTGTGAAAATACCATTTTGGATCGGTATGCCACTTACTGTGTTTGTAATCGTTTTGATTATCAATGCTATCAATTTGATTGATGGCTTAGATGGACTTTGTTCTGGCTTAGTCGGTGTCAGCTGTCTTGTATTGGGCTCCTTGTTTGTTTTTTACGGCGCTTGGGTTCATGCCTTATTTGCTTTTATTACGCTAGGGGTGCTCATTCCATTCTTCTACTACAATGTTTTTGGGACGAAGAAGCGTAGACGTCAAATCTTTATGGGGGATACGGGCAGTATGACTTTGGGTTTTTCAGTGGCGTTTCTTGCGATTAGTTTAGCGATGAACAATCAATACATCAAGCCTTTTTCTGAAGGAGCGCTTGTTGTTGCCTTCTCTACATTAATCATCCCAGTATTTGATGTAGCGCGTGTTATGCTTGTTCGTTGGAGACTTGGCAACCCAATATTTAAACCTGATCGTAATCATTTACACCATAAATTCCTACGTGCCGGTATGACGCACCGTACGGCAATGATTTCCATTATTGGATTAGCACTTTTCTTTAGTATATTTAATATTGTATTGGTTGAGTATGTCAATAATAACGCTGTTTTTATACTTGATATAGTTATGTGGGTTGTTTTCCACCTAATTTTTAACCGATTGGAAAAGCGTAAAGTCATTGAGCGAGTTCAGCTTTATATAAATTTATTATAA
- a CDS encoding NAD-dependent epimerase/dehydratase family protein, with translation MNISIIGGSGFVGTQLIALLRKSANLQIKNIDKQASATFPELTSIANVLDTDALKRELVGADLVILLAAEHRDDVTPTSLYYDVNVQGMRNTLEAMQHNGVSRLIFTSSVAVYGLDKPNPTEDSAKEPFNHYGISKWEAEKVLDAWAKDHEDWNINIIRPTVIFGEGNRGNVFNLLNQIATGKFMMIGKGNNQKSMSYVGNIIAFIQFVLLEKQTGYNIYNYVDKPDFTTNDLVYHTGEILGKEIPTVHIPYWLGMMGGYGFDVLAFITRKKLNISSVRVKKFCAVTKYDSTKAMSSGFVPPYSLEEGLHRMLKAEFGK, from the coding sequence ATGAATATATCTATTATTGGAGGTTCTGGATTTGTTGGAACTCAACTTATCGCATTACTCCGAAAATCAGCTAATCTACAGATAAAGAATATTGATAAACAAGCTAGTGCTACTTTTCCTGAATTAACGAGTATTGCAAATGTATTAGATACTGATGCGTTAAAGCGGGAGTTAGTGGGTGCTGATCTAGTTATATTATTGGCGGCTGAGCATAGAGATGATGTAACGCCAACAAGCTTGTATTACGACGTGAATGTACAGGGCATGCGCAATACGTTAGAAGCTATGCAACATAATGGGGTTAGTCGTTTGATTTTCACGAGTTCGGTGGCTGTATATGGCCTTGATAAGCCTAATCCTACAGAAGACTCAGCGAAAGAGCCGTTCAATCACTATGGTATTAGCAAATGGGAAGCGGAGAAAGTATTGGATGCCTGGGCTAAAGATCATGAGGATTGGAATATTAATATTATTCGTCCGACGGTTATTTTTGGTGAAGGTAATCGAGGTAACGTTTTTAACTTGCTTAATCAAATTGCAACAGGCAAGTTTATGATGATTGGTAAAGGAAATAATCAGAAGTCTATGTCTTACGTAGGGAATATTATTGCTTTTATTCAATTTGTATTATTAGAGAAGCAAACCGGTTATAATATTTATAATTACGTTGACAAGCCTGATTTCACGACAAATGACCTAGTTTACCATACTGGTGAGATCCTAGGGAAAGAGATACCTACAGTGCATATTCCATATTGGTTAGGTATGATGGGCGGTTATGGATTTGATGTACTGGCGTTTATTACAAGGAAGAAGTTGAATATCAGTTCCGTTCGTGTGAAGAAATTCTGTGCGGTTACAAAATATGATTCTACGAAAGCAATGTCTTCAGGTTTTGTACCTCCTTATTCTTTGGAAGAGGGCTTGCATCGTATGTTGAAGGCAGAGTTTGGGAAGTAA